From one Musa acuminata AAA Group cultivar baxijiao chromosome BXJ2-6, Cavendish_Baxijiao_AAA, whole genome shotgun sequence genomic stretch:
- the LOC135580764 gene encoding glutathione S-transferase TCHQD-like isoform X3, whose product MANTFVMQLYHHPYSMDSQKVRIALEEKGIDYTSYHVNPLTGKNMDVPFFRINPSAKLPVFQNGSHIIFHAIDIIQYIERLSVSLNGEENPISSKVMEWVERIESWNPKIFTLTHIPDKYRLFVSKFIRRVVISRMVEAPDLACLYHVKLREAYETEDNLKGPMNLQQSEEKLSSLLDDAEIQLSATTYLVGEDFTTADSMFVPILARITLLDLEEKYISCRPKITAYYDLVKRRPSYKKVIGKYFGGWRKYRTLLKTMCFLCIRSMFGKY is encoded by the exons ATGGCTAACACATTTG TCATGCAGCTGTATCATCATCCTTATTCAATGGACAGCCAGAAAGTGCGCATAGCACTGGAAGAGAAGGGGATTGATTATACATCGTATCATGTTAATCCTTTAACTGGGAAGAACATGGATGTTCCATTCTTCCGCATTAATCCATCTGCAAAGCTTCCAGTCTTCCAAAATGGTTCTCATATCATTTTCCATGCCATTGATATTATCCA GTACATAGAGAGGCTCTCAGTATCTCTTAATGGGGAGGAGAACCCCATTAGTAGCAAAGTCATGGAATGGGTGGAGAGAATCGAAAGTTGGAATCCTAAAATATTCACTCTCACCCATATTCCAGACAAGTATCGGCTGTTTGTTTCCAAATTTATCCGGCGTGTAGTGATTAGTCGGATGGTCGAAGCCCCAGATTTAGCTTGTCTCTACCATGTAAAGCTTCGAGAAGCCTATGAAACAGAAGACAATTTGAAGGGCCCAATGAATTTGCAGCAGAGTGAGGAAAAACTATCTAGTCTTCTTGATGATGCAGAAATACAACTGAGTGCGACAACATATTTGGTTGGTGAAGATTTTACCACGGCAGATTCCATGTTTGTTCCAATTCTGGCACGAATAACTCTGCTAGATCTAGAAGAAAAGTATATCAGTTGCAGGCCCAAAATAACAGCTTATTATGACCTGGTAAAGCGGAGGCCAAGCTACAAAAAAGTGATTGGGAAGTATTTCGGTGGATGGAGAAAGTATCGAACACTTCTTAAAACAATGTGCTTTCTTTGCATCAGAAGCATGTTTGGGAAGTACTAG
- the LOC135580764 gene encoding glutathione S-transferase TCHQD-like isoform X2 — translation MANTFALGAVMQLYHHPYSMDSQKVRIALEEKGIDYTSYHVNPLTGKNMDVPFFRINPSAKLPVFQNGSHIIFHAIDIIQYIERLSVSLNGEENPISSKVMEWVERIESWNPKIFTLTHIPDKYRLFVSKFIRRVVISRMVEAPDLACLYHVKLREAYETEDNLKGPMNLQQSEEKLSSLLDDAEIQLSATTYLVGEDFTTADSMFVPILARITLLDLEEKYISCRPKITAYYDLVKRRPSYKKVIGKYFGGWRKYRTLLKTMCFLCIRSMFGKY, via the exons ATGGCTAACACATTTG CTCTTGGTGCAGTCATGCAGCTGTATCATCATCCTTATTCAATGGACAGCCAGAAAGTGCGCATAGCACTGGAAGAGAAGGGGATTGATTATACATCGTATCATGTTAATCCTTTAACTGGGAAGAACATGGATGTTCCATTCTTCCGCATTAATCCATCTGCAAAGCTTCCAGTCTTCCAAAATGGTTCTCATATCATTTTCCATGCCATTGATATTATCCA GTACATAGAGAGGCTCTCAGTATCTCTTAATGGGGAGGAGAACCCCATTAGTAGCAAAGTCATGGAATGGGTGGAGAGAATCGAAAGTTGGAATCCTAAAATATTCACTCTCACCCATATTCCAGACAAGTATCGGCTGTTTGTTTCCAAATTTATCCGGCGTGTAGTGATTAGTCGGATGGTCGAAGCCCCAGATTTAGCTTGTCTCTACCATGTAAAGCTTCGAGAAGCCTATGAAACAGAAGACAATTTGAAGGGCCCAATGAATTTGCAGCAGAGTGAGGAAAAACTATCTAGTCTTCTTGATGATGCAGAAATACAACTGAGTGCGACAACATATTTGGTTGGTGAAGATTTTACCACGGCAGATTCCATGTTTGTTCCAATTCTGGCACGAATAACTCTGCTAGATCTAGAAGAAAAGTATATCAGTTGCAGGCCCAAAATAACAGCTTATTATGACCTGGTAAAGCGGAGGCCAAGCTACAAAAAAGTGATTGGGAAGTATTTCGGTGGATGGAGAAAGTATCGAACACTTCTTAAAACAATGTGCTTTCTTTGCATCAGAAGCATGTTTGGGAAGTACTAG
- the LOC135580764 gene encoding glutathione S-transferase TCHQD-like isoform X1 → MMQAYFIFGIKTIWELKLIGYVALGAVMQLYHHPYSMDSQKVRIALEEKGIDYTSYHVNPLTGKNMDVPFFRINPSAKLPVFQNGSHIIFHAIDIIQYIERLSVSLNGEENPISSKVMEWVERIESWNPKIFTLTHIPDKYRLFVSKFIRRVVISRMVEAPDLACLYHVKLREAYETEDNLKGPMNLQQSEEKLSSLLDDAEIQLSATTYLVGEDFTTADSMFVPILARITLLDLEEKYISCRPKITAYYDLVKRRPSYKKVIGKYFGGWRKYRTLLKTMCFLCIRSMFGKY, encoded by the exons ATGATGCAAGCTTATTTTATTTTTGGCATCAAAACTATTTGGGAGTTGAAATTGATTGGATATGTAGCTCTTGGTGCAGTCATGCAGCTGTATCATCATCCTTATTCAATGGACAGCCAGAAAGTGCGCATAGCACTGGAAGAGAAGGGGATTGATTATACATCGTATCATGTTAATCCTTTAACTGGGAAGAACATGGATGTTCCATTCTTCCGCATTAATCCATCTGCAAAGCTTCCAGTCTTCCAAAATGGTTCTCATATCATTTTCCATGCCATTGATATTATCCA GTACATAGAGAGGCTCTCAGTATCTCTTAATGGGGAGGAGAACCCCATTAGTAGCAAAGTCATGGAATGGGTGGAGAGAATCGAAAGTTGGAATCCTAAAATATTCACTCTCACCCATATTCCAGACAAGTATCGGCTGTTTGTTTCCAAATTTATCCGGCGTGTAGTGATTAGTCGGATGGTCGAAGCCCCAGATTTAGCTTGTCTCTACCATGTAAAGCTTCGAGAAGCCTATGAAACAGAAGACAATTTGAAGGGCCCAATGAATTTGCAGCAGAGTGAGGAAAAACTATCTAGTCTTCTTGATGATGCAGAAATACAACTGAGTGCGACAACATATTTGGTTGGTGAAGATTTTACCACGGCAGATTCCATGTTTGTTCCAATTCTGGCACGAATAACTCTGCTAGATCTAGAAGAAAAGTATATCAGTTGCAGGCCCAAAATAACAGCTTATTATGACCTGGTAAAGCGGAGGCCAAGCTACAAAAAAGTGATTGGGAAGTATTTCGGTGGATGGAGAAAGTATCGAACACTTCTTAAAACAATGTGCTTTCTTTGCATCAGAAGCATGTTTGGGAAGTACTAG
- the LOC135580764 gene encoding glutathione S-transferase TCHQD-like isoform X4 yields MQLYHHPYSMDSQKVRIALEEKGIDYTSYHVNPLTGKNMDVPFFRINPSAKLPVFQNGSHIIFHAIDIIQYIERLSVSLNGEENPISSKVMEWVERIESWNPKIFTLTHIPDKYRLFVSKFIRRVVISRMVEAPDLACLYHVKLREAYETEDNLKGPMNLQQSEEKLSSLLDDAEIQLSATTYLVGEDFTTADSMFVPILARITLLDLEEKYISCRPKITAYYDLVKRRPSYKKVIGKYFGGWRKYRTLLKTMCFLCIRSMFGKY; encoded by the exons ATGCAGCTGTATCATCATCCTTATTCAATGGACAGCCAGAAAGTGCGCATAGCACTGGAAGAGAAGGGGATTGATTATACATCGTATCATGTTAATCCTTTAACTGGGAAGAACATGGATGTTCCATTCTTCCGCATTAATCCATCTGCAAAGCTTCCAGTCTTCCAAAATGGTTCTCATATCATTTTCCATGCCATTGATATTATCCA GTACATAGAGAGGCTCTCAGTATCTCTTAATGGGGAGGAGAACCCCATTAGTAGCAAAGTCATGGAATGGGTGGAGAGAATCGAAAGTTGGAATCCTAAAATATTCACTCTCACCCATATTCCAGACAAGTATCGGCTGTTTGTTTCCAAATTTATCCGGCGTGTAGTGATTAGTCGGATGGTCGAAGCCCCAGATTTAGCTTGTCTCTACCATGTAAAGCTTCGAGAAGCCTATGAAACAGAAGACAATTTGAAGGGCCCAATGAATTTGCAGCAGAGTGAGGAAAAACTATCTAGTCTTCTTGATGATGCAGAAATACAACTGAGTGCGACAACATATTTGGTTGGTGAAGATTTTACCACGGCAGATTCCATGTTTGTTCCAATTCTGGCACGAATAACTCTGCTAGATCTAGAAGAAAAGTATATCAGTTGCAGGCCCAAAATAACAGCTTATTATGACCTGGTAAAGCGGAGGCCAAGCTACAAAAAAGTGATTGGGAAGTATTTCGGTGGATGGAGAAAGTATCGAACACTTCTTAAAACAATGTGCTTTCTTTGCATCAGAAGCATGTTTGGGAAGTACTAG